In Pseudohongiella acticola, the sequence GCTTTTCCAAGGCTTCGGCCAGCCGGATGCCGATGTTGCCGCCGCCAGCCATGATGATGCGTTTGTAGGGTTTGTCGAGCCGACGCAGTTCGCCAATCACAGCCCGGATATTTTTGGGCGCGGCAATAAAAAACACTTCGTCGTCCGCTTCGATGACCGTCGACCCTTCCGGGGTGATCGCGCGATTGCGACGGAAGATGGCCGCCACGCGGGCATCAACCTTGGGCATGTGTTCGCGCAGGAAACGGATCTCCTGGCCCACCAGTGGACCACCATAGTAGGCACGTACCGCGACCAGCTGGGCATTGCCGTCGGCGAAGTCCAGTACCTGCAAAGACCCCGGCAGCTCTATCAGGCGGGCGATGTAATTGGACACTAACAGTTCCGGACTGATGACAACATCAAGCGGAATCGATTCGGGTCGGAACAAGCCCTCCTGCGCCATGTACGACGCCGAGCGCAGGCGGCAGATTTTTTTCGGGGTTTTGAAGATGGAGTACGCGATCTGACAGGCTACCATGTTGACTTCGTCATTCTCGGTGACGGCAATAATCATGTCGGCGTCTTCTGCCCCGGCCATGCGCAGTACGTCGGGGTGTGATGGCCAGCCTTGCGCAATGCCCACATCGAGCCGGTCTTTGAGTTCGCGCAAGGCATCTACGTCCGGGTCGACCAGGGTGATGTCGTTAGCTTCGCTGGCCAGATTTTCTGCCAGTGAAATCGCTACCTGGTTACATCCCAGTATTATTATCTTCATGTAATCGCAAGCTCCTGCGCAATGTCCGGCGGATATTGAGGCCCGCCGTTATTGCCCGCAAATTATCCGCCCCTGCGACCGGCCTTACAACAATTCAATGGGCGATTTTTTGTAGAACGGCAAAATAAAATCCGTCCGGCCCCTGTTCTGTTGGCAACAACTGGCGTCCAGCCGCCACGGCCGTCCCCCAGTCGACTACAATCGGCACTTCCTCGGCATCCGGGGTTTCGGCCAGAAAGCTGGATATCTGCTGGTCATTCTCGGCACGCAGCACCGAACAGGTGGAATACAGCAACATTCCGCCAGGCGCGAGACAGGCCCACAATCGTGTTAACAGTTTTTGTTGCAGCTCGCTCAGGCGGACAACATCCGCAGCCTGCCGAAGAACCTTGATGTCAGGCTGGCGCCGCACGATTCCGGTGGCCGTACAGGGCGCATCCAGCAAGATTCGGTCGAAGGCTTCTCCGTCCCACCATTCATCCGGTTCACTGCTATCGGCCGCCATCAGTTTGACCCGTGTGCTGGCC encodes:
- the trkA gene encoding Trk system potassium transporter TrkA — protein: MKIIILGCNQVAISLAENLASEANDITLVDPDVDALRELKDRLDVGIAQGWPSHPDVLRMAGAEDADMIIAVTENDEVNMVACQIAYSIFKTPKKICRLRSASYMAQEGLFRPESIPLDVVISPELLVSNYIARLIELPGSLQVLDFADGNAQLVAVRAYYGGPLVGQEIRFLREHMPKVDARVAAIFRRNRAITPEGSTVIEADDEVFFIAAPKNIRAVIGELRRLDKPYKRIIMAGGGNIGIRLAEALEKRYQIKVIERNSARCEYLAEYLNKAIVLNGESSDKQLLLEEGIEDTDVFLALTNDDEANIMSSMLAKRLGARKVMCLINNPAYVDLVQGGEIDIAISPQQASIGSLLTHVRKGDIVNVHSLRRGAAEALEAIAHGDSHSSKVVGRAIEDIDLPAGTTIGAIVRAEEVLIAHDDIVIESGDHVILFLTDKKRIPEVERLFAVGFSFF